Proteins from a genomic interval of Hornefia porci:
- a CDS encoding xylulokinase, translating to MARIENYLLGMDCGTTNIKAVLLGEDGKAVAEASRASHTLSPGPDMQEQNADEWWGNAAEILRDITELAGTDIVKRIRGICVSSHTVSLLPLDSDGKPLRNAIIYQDCRSTGELEDIIEKIGYERFVDIIGGRPSIAFLPSKLLWYKRNEPELFGKTRCCLQASSYINYKLTGMLTADVDQAARTQCLDVNSMTWSSEIGEAMGICLDEILPSPRPVDDIIGFVTTRAAKETGLSEGIPVICGCSDAMASMYATGLCRLGEAGEASGTTSLLFVGSDKKSAPDVPVTTRPCAIDGVPYVFDAPIQASGASLKWFIEKLAAEERDYAVKNSRNIYDYLNERALEAPAGCRGLYFYPYLLGERAPLWNNYARGMFIGMGMDMTRAELIRAVFEGTAYALRHVMSTIRHNGGKAGILRICGGGAKSRTWSMIKASMLKMPVYVLDESSGDVPVGDCLIVGRKVGVFESLTEASRRIIRVKEIIQPVDEWVSVYDKLYPYYAEMYSCLDESLKKLHNTVTVLEYEKKSGR from the coding sequence ATGGCAAGAATCGAAAATTATTTACTTGGAATGGATTGCGGGACAACGAATATCAAGGCAGTACTTCTCGGAGAGGATGGGAAGGCGGTTGCGGAGGCGAGCCGCGCCAGCCATACTTTGTCCCCGGGCCCGGATATGCAGGAACAGAACGCGGATGAATGGTGGGGCAATGCTGCAGAGATTCTGAGGGATATCACAGAACTCGCGGGTACGGATATCGTGAAAAGGATCCGCGGGATCTGTGTCAGTTCTCACACGGTCTCGCTGCTCCCACTGGATTCAGACGGAAAGCCGCTGCGCAATGCCATAATATACCAGGACTGTCGTTCGACTGGAGAACTGGAGGACATAATTGAGAAAATCGGATATGAGCGATTTGTGGACATAATCGGCGGCCGCCCGTCTATTGCGTTCCTGCCGTCTAAACTGCTCTGGTATAAACGCAATGAACCGGAACTTTTCGGAAAGACTCGATGTTGTCTTCAGGCAAGTTCATATATCAACTATAAGCTGACGGGAATGCTGACTGCGGATGTGGATCAGGCAGCACGAACTCAGTGTTTGGATGTGAACAGCATGACATGGTCGTCGGAAATCGGAGAGGCGATGGGAATCTGTCTGGATGAGATTTTACCGTCGCCGCGGCCGGTGGATGACATCATTGGCTTTGTGACGACGCGAGCTGCGAAGGAAACGGGACTTTCGGAAGGAATTCCCGTGATTTGCGGGTGCAGCGACGCGATGGCGTCCATGTATGCGACTGGGCTTTGTCGCCTGGGTGAGGCGGGTGAAGCTTCCGGAACCACATCTCTGCTCTTTGTCGGCAGTGACAAAAAAAGTGCGCCGGATGTGCCTGTGACGACCAGGCCTTGTGCAATCGATGGGGTTCCCTATGTGTTCGACGCCCCAATCCAGGCATCCGGAGCGTCTTTGAAATGGTTTATTGAAAAGCTGGCAGCAGAAGAGCGGGATTATGCCGTGAAGAATAGCAGAAATATCTATGACTACTTGAATGAACGGGCGCTGGAGGCACCTGCAGGCTGTCGAGGGCTCTATTTCTATCCATATCTGCTTGGAGAGCGGGCTCCGCTCTGGAATAATTATGCACGTGGAATGTTTATCGGAATGGGCATGGATATGACGCGAGCCGAGTTGATACGCGCTGTGTTCGAAGGTACGGCTTATGCTCTGCGGCACGTGATGAGTACGATTCGTCATAACGGAGGTAAAGCGGGGATTTTGAGAATATGCGGAGGGGGAGCAAAAAGTCGGACGTGGTCTATGATTAAGGCGTCAATGCTGAAGATGCCTGTGTATGTGCTGGATGAGAGTTCCGGTGATGTGCCGGTCGGAGATTGCTTGATTGTCGGACGCAAGGTCGGAGTTTTTGAGTCCCTCACAGAGGCGTCCAGAAGAATCATTCGTGTAA
- a CDS encoding zinc-binding dehydrogenase, producing the protein MKMKAALMYGPNDIRVEETEKPTCPRDGMILKIMSVGLCGSDIRNLTTDSRKGDYPFIYGHEIVGYVDETGPETTKYKLGQRLFLFPGTYCMECDACISGHSENCENEHVAKLAGTGGFAQYIAVSGEKIQKGGIYEIPEDVSFDAASLGEPLTSVFACLENVRVGYPDTLVIIGAGPIGDFMAQLAKIRGARKIIMIDINQTRLDMSEQFGVDVTINSAETDPIQEVLKLTEGKGADKVISATPVNATQAQAIHMVRKGGLVVFFGGVPKGSLTELDTNLIHYNNIWIKGHFGASYSQSKRAFQLAVSPSFPTEKFITHVLPLDEINKGIQLTKSGEAIKVVLHPWE; encoded by the coding sequence ATGAAAATGAAAGCGGCTCTGATGTACGGGCCAAATGATATTCGGGTTGAAGAAACGGAAAAGCCGACCTGCCCCAGAGACGGCATGATTCTGAAAATCATGTCTGTAGGTCTTTGTGGCTCTGATATACGGAACCTCACTACCGATTCCCGAAAGGGAGATTATCCGTTTATATACGGTCACGAGATCGTCGGTTATGTCGATGAGACGGGACCTGAGACAACAAAATACAAGCTGGGACAGAGACTTTTTCTCTTTCCGGGAACTTACTGCATGGAATGCGATGCCTGCATCAGCGGTCACAGTGAGAACTGCGAGAATGAGCATGTCGCGAAACTGGCTGGAACCGGCGGATTCGCACAGTACATCGCGGTCAGCGGAGAGAAAATTCAGAAAGGCGGAATTTACGAAATCCCTGAAGACGTCTCCTTCGATGCCGCCAGCCTGGGCGAACCGCTGACCTCTGTATTCGCCTGCCTGGAAAATGTCCGCGTCGGCTATCCTGACACCCTGGTAATCATCGGCGCAGGCCCTATCGGAGACTTCATGGCACAGCTTGCCAAAATCCGCGGCGCACGAAAAATCATCATGATCGATATCAACCAGACCCGCCTCGACATGTCTGAACAGTTCGGCGTGGATGTCACAATCAACAGTGCGGAAACCGATCCGATCCAAGAGGTGTTGAAGCTGACTGAGGGGAAAGGCGCAGACAAAGTCATTTCCGCCACTCCTGTAAACGCGACGCAGGCACAGGCAATCCACATGGTTCGCAAAGGAGGGCTTGTCGTCTTCTTCGGCGGTGTTCCAAAAGGCTCTTTGACCGAACTGGACACCAATCTGATCCACTACAATAACATCTGGATTAAAGGACACTTCGGTGCCTCCTACAGCCAGTCCAAACGAGCGTTTCAGCTGGCCGTTTCACCGTCATTCCCGACAGAGAAATTTATCACTCATGTCCTTCCTCTGGATGAGATAAACAAAGGCATTCAACTGACAAAAAGCGGCGAAGCGATTAAAGTCGTTCTCCATCCGTGGGAATAA
- the lysA gene encoding diaminopimelate decarboxylase gives MIAKNISIGENGHVYFAGQDTIVLAQEYGTPLYLLDEEMIRSNCRVYKNAFKKHFGEGSCPLYASKANAFKRIFEIMSEEEMGIDVVSSGEIYTALQAGYDLKKAYFHSNNKTDKDISYAMDNNIGYFVADNIEEIKAIEREAEQRGIKQKLLLRLTPGIDPHTYEAVSTGKVDSKFGSAIETGQADEITRYTLNQSHIELAGFHCHVGSQVFAEDVFERAAVIMLKFSAEMKRKYGYITQQLDLGGGYGVRYVDSDPFMDVDKKVSEVAAAITDSCNSLGIEMPEIHMEPGRSIVGAAGMTLYTVGTVKTIPGYKNYVSIDGGMPDNPRYALYKSSYTCLLANKMQEDCDFKCSIVGRCCESGDIIQENVMLPQSVTRGDLVAVCTTGAYNYSMASNYNRIPRPPIVMLCDGRSYVAVRRESMEDLCRNDL, from the coding sequence ATGATAGCTAAAAATATATCTATTGGAGAAAATGGACATGTATATTTTGCAGGTCAGGACACAATTGTGTTAGCACAGGAGTATGGTACGCCTCTATATCTTCTGGACGAGGAAATGATACGTTCAAATTGCCGTGTATACAAGAATGCATTTAAAAAACATTTTGGAGAAGGTTCCTGCCCTCTATATGCCAGCAAAGCAAATGCTTTTAAACGTATTTTTGAAATCATGAGCGAAGAAGAAATGGGGATTGATGTCGTTTCTTCTGGGGAGATATATACTGCGCTTCAAGCAGGATATGATCTGAAAAAGGCGTATTTTCATAGTAATAATAAAACTGATAAAGATATTAGCTATGCAATGGATAACAATATAGGGTATTTCGTTGCAGACAATATTGAGGAAATTAAGGCAATTGAACGTGAAGCTGAACAGCGCGGAATTAAGCAAAAACTTCTTCTCCGATTGACTCCGGGCATTGATCCACACACCTACGAGGCAGTCTCGACAGGAAAGGTTGACTCGAAATTTGGAAGTGCTATTGAAACGGGGCAAGCGGATGAAATTACGAGATATACGCTGAATCAATCGCATATTGAGCTGGCAGGATTTCATTGTCACGTTGGATCGCAGGTGTTTGCAGAAGATGTTTTCGAACGTGCAGCAGTCATTATGCTTAAATTTTCGGCTGAAATGAAACGTAAATATGGTTATATAACGCAACAACTTGACCTGGGAGGAGGATATGGTGTACGTTATGTAGATTCGGATCCGTTTATGGATGTCGACAAAAAGGTCAGTGAAGTTGCAGCGGCCATTACTGATTCGTGTAATTCTCTGGGTATTGAGATGCCTGAGATTCATATGGAACCTGGAAGAAGCATCGTAGGCGCGGCGGGTATGACTTTATATACTGTAGGTACTGTCAAGACAATTCCTGGCTACAAAAATTATGTTTCCATTGATGGCGGGATGCCTGATAACCCCCGCTATGCCTTATATAAATCCAGCTATACATGTTTATTGGCGAACAAAATGCAGGAAGACTGTGATTTTAAATGTTCGATAGTTGGTAGGTGCTGCGAGAGCGGTGATATTATACAAGAAAATGTCATGTTGCCGCAAAGTGTAACACGTGGCGATCTTGTTGCAGTGTGTACGACTGGTGCATATAACTATTCCATGGCATCTAATTATAATAGAATTCCTAGGCCTCCCATTGTGATGCTTTGTGACGGCAGAAGTTATGTTGCTGTGAGACGTGAATCGATGGAAGATTTGTGTAGAAATGACTTGTAA
- a CDS encoding dicarboxylate/amino acid:cation symporter, which translates to MNKKSVMNNYRFLALMLAAMILGCIVGWISPKFGTTIAPFGTVFINMMFCIVVPLVFASISGAVAGMNSRKRAGKIMGTTIAIFLVTGAIAAVIMFVLMKLFPPVLHAWHNMASEDIGEHATMSQMIVNFFTAEDFVGLLSRKAMLPLIVFSLLFGFATNHAEQGDGPVTRWLDGLTQVMLKFVQIITYYAPIAFFAIFANLMATYGSAITQSYGRAMLVYYPLCFIYIFTAFPLFAWFGGGKHGISTMFKHIAKPAIVSLGTCSSVATIPTNLQEAEATGISKDVSEMVCPLGATMHMDGSCFSCVLKIAFVMGAMGTDMSWKMMIPVIAVAVFSSVGMSGVPGGGYIGEYIICSIFFPNNVEVAFPILVAIGNLVDPPATMINSSGDYVVSYMVSRFVDGKDWLNNAIRRQQAEAASAE; encoded by the coding sequence ATGAATAAAAAGAGTGTGATGAATAATTATAGGTTTTTAGCTTTGATGCTTGCAGCCATGATCTTAGGCTGTATTGTGGGATGGATATCTCCGAAATTTGGCACAACGATTGCCCCTTTCGGAACTGTTTTCATCAATATGATGTTTTGTATTGTTGTTCCGCTGGTGTTTGCCTCGATTTCCGGTGCCGTTGCGGGTATGAATAGTCGAAAACGTGCAGGGAAAATTATGGGAACTACAATCGCTATTTTCCTTGTTACAGGAGCGATAGCCGCAGTCATTATGTTTGTCCTAATGAAACTTTTTCCACCGGTCTTGCATGCTTGGCATAATATGGCATCGGAGGATATTGGCGAACATGCAACTATGTCGCAAATGATAGTAAATTTTTTTACCGCTGAAGATTTTGTTGGTTTATTAAGTAGAAAAGCTATGCTTCCGTTGATTGTTTTCTCTCTTTTGTTTGGATTTGCGACAAACCACGCAGAGCAGGGGGACGGACCGGTTACCAGGTGGCTCGATGGTTTAACACAGGTAATGCTGAAATTTGTTCAGATAATTACCTACTATGCACCTATTGCATTCTTTGCAATCTTCGCAAATTTAATGGCGACATACGGCTCTGCTATTACTCAGTCTTACGGACGTGCAATGCTTGTTTATTATCCGTTGTGTTTTATTTATATTTTTACTGCATTTCCGCTGTTCGCATGGTTTGGCGGCGGAAAACATGGTATCAGTACGATGTTTAAACACATTGCTAAACCAGCCATCGTATCCTTGGGAACCTGCTCGTCTGTAGCAACAATTCCTACAAACCTGCAAGAGGCAGAAGCTACCGGTATTTCTAAAGATGTATCCGAAATGGTTTGTCCTCTTGGCGCAACAATGCATATGGATGGCTCCTGCTTTTCGTGTGTACTTAAGATAGCATTTGTCATGGGGGCCATGGGGACTGACATGAGTTGGAAAATGATGATTCCGGTTATTGCGGTAGCGGTATTCTCCTCTGTTGGAATGTCAGGAGTTCCTGGCGGCGGATATATTGGTGAATATATCATCTGCAGTATATTTTTCCCCAATAACGTGGAAGTGGCGTTTCCGATTCTTGTTGCCATTGGTAATCTCGTGGATCCACCGGCGACTATGATTAATTCCTCGGGAGATTATGTTGTAAGCTATATGGTGTCGCGTTTTGTAGATGGTAAAGACTGGTTAAACAATGCGATCAGACGTCAGCAGGCTGAGGCTGCTTCTGCTGAATAA
- the dapF gene encoding diaminopimelate epimerase, giving the protein MQFWKMNGAGNDFIIINNIEETLSQEIFGELAKLVCERHLSLGADGLMVVDKPQGNADYRMIFYNSDGSLGEMCGNGARCISRYGYENGLAGEIQKIETTAGIVIGERLAKDMYKIRLNDPSTVILDYPVNLDGEIVNCSYVELGMPGIPHAVVPIKDLKTYPADELIKIGRKLRFHSAFPKGANVNFYEIIGHDHVYERTYERGVEDFTYACGTGTGSTVTVLTELGLVSGNHVRVDMKGGTLYIDVIKNGEKFQDLYLTGPTNIVAIGELTDSNLDLLLGGVTNE; this is encoded by the coding sequence GTGCAGTTTTGGAAAATGAATGGAGCTGGAAATGATTTTATCATTATCAACAACATTGAAGAAACGCTGTCGCAGGAGATATTTGGAGAACTAGCTAAATTAGTATGTGAACGTCACCTTTCATTGGGTGCCGATGGATTAATGGTCGTCGATAAGCCACAAGGAAATGCTGACTATCGAATGATTTTCTATAATTCGGATGGCAGTCTAGGAGAAATGTGTGGAAATGGAGCACGTTGTATAAGCCGCTATGGATATGAAAATGGCCTTGCTGGAGAAATACAAAAAATTGAAACAACAGCAGGAATTGTTATAGGTGAACGACTCGCAAAAGATATGTACAAAATCAGATTAAATGATCCGAGTACAGTGATTCTTGATTATCCGGTTAATCTTGATGGAGAAATTGTTAATTGCTCGTACGTGGAATTGGGGATGCCGGGAATTCCGCATGCTGTTGTACCAATTAAAGATCTGAAAACATATCCGGCAGATGAATTGATTAAGATTGGAAGAAAACTACGGTTTCATTCTGCCTTTCCAAAGGGTGCAAATGTTAATTTTTATGAAATTATAGGTCATGATCACGTCTACGAGAGAACCTATGAGCGAGGGGTAGAGGATTTTACATATGCGTGTGGGACTGGAACAGGATCAACAGTAACTGTTTTAACTGAACTCGGTTTAGTAAGTGGTAATCATGTGCGAGTCGATATGAAGGGAGGAACGCTTTACATCGATGTAATAAAAAATGGAGAAAAATTTCAGGATCTGTATTTAACCGGCCCAACAAATATTGTTGCTATTGGTGAATTGACAGATAGTAACCTTGATTTATTATTAGGAGGAGTGACTAATGAATAA
- a CDS encoding sigma-54 interaction domain-containing protein, with amino-acid sequence MDLLQSVMDSSTHAIFILNQNGIIDHINEQAKTRFGLFNHSQYSHAAGKLEKDDIVILADTAIGADDGNLRPEDLNVLGIHDKKIHAGDACVAVARYDNPECSPVYKFYPGNELEYLKVETEVDGIPVMATIKDRTILVNIKDSQYIINYFLCVAQLIILDGKTGQVKFWEENGYTARKEGAGDILRGGRYIAKSPDFELNVVGHHFSDYFEGDLFETHLSQIMNGEVDCYENQEYRINGFELVASLLPVYNSGTLQYVIVRFRNIEDIQMIIKERNDAIKIVEKSYKETRRERNAVQDERTFLTLFGIGSSADSSRRQAYKLSQLDCNILITGESGTGKSFLAEAISHVQPRKGVFVKVDCSTIVPTLFESEMFGYVKGSFTGADPHGKAGFFEEANGGTIFLDEIGEIPLEIQTKLLNVIQNKVVTRVGSTKAIPVDVRILAATNRDLKAEVAAGRFRRDLYYRLSTFTVNLPPLRDCPVDTYFIINNLIEKIPIKYGIRKKNLSGEAFAKLTSYDWPGNIRELENILEQAIVLSDSDIIYAENIHLENESQMLTMKSRLAAEEKKIILQALMQNEGNKLKTMQQLGISKTVFYRKLKEYDIH; translated from the coding sequence ATGGATTTACTTCAAAGCGTAATGGATTCATCAACCCACGCAATATTTATATTAAATCAAAATGGAATAATTGATCATATTAATGAGCAGGCAAAGACCAGATTCGGGCTTTTCAATCATAGTCAATATTCCCATGCTGCCGGCAAGTTGGAAAAAGACGATATTGTTATACTTGCGGATACAGCAATTGGTGCAGACGATGGAAACCTCAGGCCGGAAGATTTAAATGTACTGGGAATTCACGATAAAAAAATACATGCAGGAGATGCGTGTGTTGCCGTTGCCCGATATGATAATCCGGAATGTTCGCCTGTTTATAAATTTTACCCGGGGAATGAGTTGGAGTATCTAAAAGTAGAAACCGAAGTTGACGGCATTCCTGTTATGGCTACAATAAAAGATCGGACAATTTTGGTTAATATTAAAGACTCTCAATATATTATTAATTACTTTCTCTGTGTAGCTCAACTCATCATTTTAGATGGTAAGACAGGACAGGTGAAGTTCTGGGAAGAGAACGGATACACCGCTCGAAAAGAGGGGGCAGGAGATATCCTTCGAGGAGGGCGGTATATTGCAAAAAGTCCTGACTTTGAGTTGAACGTGGTGGGCCATCATTTCAGTGATTACTTTGAAGGAGATTTGTTCGAAACACATCTTAGCCAGATTATGAACGGAGAAGTAGACTGTTATGAGAATCAGGAGTATCGAATCAACGGATTTGAGCTTGTAGCATCGCTTCTTCCAGTTTATAATTCAGGGACGCTGCAATATGTTATTGTTCGATTTCGCAATATAGAAGATATCCAAATGATTATCAAGGAACGAAATGATGCAATTAAAATCGTCGAAAAATCTTACAAGGAAACGAGAAGGGAACGGAACGCGGTTCAAGATGAAAGAACTTTTTTGACATTGTTTGGTATCGGATCGTCGGCAGATTCGTCAAGACGACAGGCATATAAATTGTCTCAGTTAGACTGTAATATTCTGATTACAGGTGAAAGCGGCACAGGGAAATCATTTCTTGCGGAGGCAATTAGCCATGTACAGCCGCGGAAAGGTGTTTTTGTCAAGGTAGATTGTTCGACAATCGTACCGACTCTTTTCGAAAGTGAGATGTTTGGTTATGTGAAAGGTTCTTTTACCGGTGCAGATCCTCATGGAAAGGCCGGTTTTTTTGAAGAAGCGAATGGAGGAACCATTTTCCTTGATGAAATCGGAGAGATTCCGTTGGAAATTCAAACCAAACTTCTCAATGTTATTCAGAATAAAGTAGTTACAAGAGTGGGATCGACGAAAGCTATTCCAGTTGATGTTCGTATTTTAGCTGCAACGAATCGTGACTTGAAAGCAGAAGTTGCTGCGGGCAGATTTAGAAGAGATTTATATTACAGGCTCAGTACATTTACTGTGAATCTGCCTCCATTGCGTGATTGTCCTGTGGATACCTACTTTATCATTAATAATCTCATAGAAAAGATTCCAATCAAATATGGGATTCGTAAGAAAAATCTATCTGGGGAAGCTTTTGCTAAATTGACATCCTATGATTGGCCTGGAAATATTCGGGAACTGGAAAATATTCTGGAGCAAGCAATTGTACTTTCGGACTCGGATATTATTTATGCCGAAAATATCCATTTGGAGAATGAGTCACAAATGCTTACTATGAAAAGCAGACTTGCGGCGGAAGAGAAAAAAATCATTTTGCAAGCTTTAATGCAAAATGAAGGGAATAAGTTAAAAACAATGCAACAACTTGGAATATCTAAGACTGTTTTCTACAGAAAACTGAAAGAATATGATATCCATTAA
- a CDS encoding IS1096 element passenger TnpR family protein, translating into MGTVIDLDSYRNRKGCAYGGTKAEHTGKQPDNSVEGIQETALNLDVLKLKLELVNHFETSESMETIRKYGKAKNGIIREVLVPGRMSLHAAHYMIQKLFGWQNSHLHHFELPECIFKGLTQNSVKTWAELCGVLFRFPEGDDFSDAYWDDDYDKSISVKTWLKRKYTDEEGTFSVGDCYLDNLRKTEEFERWVDGDKKAGKIFGGRGYAELSLEELKALSDIGIDVEHLTERLELGELLYVKGKGGKRENLQHAAEDIALLIDQFNEMVEEEFSAGELDHYASAAERLRVLRRNYQEIDRLSHSDPDRIKKELGKDPFDVKMEYKWAIEEMQDECCEYINDWNPDIVPVADGLTYYYDYGDGWEVKITCEEGYHAVWENDDFDYTAADGHEILEHILSIDEDAVFYDSSSEKASEDLQNTLNEIQYLGKPLCVYADGLNVMDDVGGYGGYLDFLETIHGADRYAAKEMRDWARQMGWTGRTSKPENML; encoded by the coding sequence ATGGGAACTGTTATTGATCTGGACAGTTATAGAAACAGAAAAGGATGTGCTTATGGGGGAACAAAGGCTGAGCATACAGGAAAACAACCGGACAATTCAGTTGAAGGTATTCAGGAAACGGCATTAAACCTTGACGTGCTCAAACTTAAACTGGAATTAGTAAATCATTTCGAGACATCTGAAAGCATGGAAACGATTCGCAAATATGGGAAAGCGAAGAACGGAATCATCAGAGAGGTTCTTGTTCCGGGGAGGATGAGTCTGCATGCTGCGCACTATATGATTCAAAAACTCTTCGGCTGGCAGAACAGCCATCTGCATCACTTTGAACTGCCGGAATGCATTTTCAAGGGACTCACACAGAACAGTGTAAAAACATGGGCGGAACTTTGCGGCGTGCTCTTTCGCTTTCCGGAGGGCGATGACTTCAGTGACGCTTACTGGGACGATGATTATGACAAAAGTATAAGTGTTAAAACCTGGCTGAAACGAAAGTATACAGATGAAGAAGGCACATTCAGCGTGGGAGATTGCTATCTGGATAACCTCAGAAAGACAGAAGAGTTTGAACGCTGGGTGGATGGCGACAAAAAAGCCGGGAAAATATTCGGCGGCAGGGGATATGCAGAACTGTCACTTGAAGAACTCAAAGCTCTCAGCGATATCGGAATTGATGTGGAGCATCTCACAGAACGGCTTGAGCTCGGAGAACTGTTGTACGTCAAAGGAAAAGGAGGAAAGCGGGAAAATCTTCAGCATGCGGCAGAGGACATTGCTCTCTTGATTGATCAGTTCAACGAAATGGTAGAAGAGGAATTTAGCGCAGGAGAGCTTGATCATTATGCGTCAGCAGCAGAACGTCTACGAGTTCTTAGGCGCAATTATCAGGAAATCGATCGCCTTTCACATTCCGATCCGGATAGAATAAAAAAAGAGCTGGGGAAGGATCCCTTTGACGTCAAGATGGAATATAAGTGGGCGATAGAAGAGATGCAGGATGAATGTTGTGAATATATCAACGATTGGAATCCGGATATTGTTCCGGTTGCGGACGGGCTTACATATTACTACGACTATGGTGATGGCTGGGAAGTAAAGATCACATGCGAGGAAGGCTATCATGCCGTCTGGGAAAATGATGACTTTGATTATACTGCGGCAGATGGACATGAGATTCTGGAACACATACTGTCAATTGATGAGGACGCGGTTTTTTATGACAGCAGCAGTGAAAAAGCTTCGGAAGACTTGCAGAACACGCTTAATGAGATTCAGTATCTGGGAAAACCTCTCTGTGTATATGCAGATGGGTTAAATGTTATGGATGATGTCGGTGGATACGGGGGATATCTTGATTTCCTGGAAACGATTCATGGCGCAGATCGTTATGCCGCAAAAGAGATGCGCGACTGGGCAAGGCAGATGGGATGGACGGGGAGAACGAGTAAGCCCGAGAACATGCTGTAG